The Vibrio aerogenes nucleotide sequence CAGTGAATGATCCGGAAACCTTCTGGAACGAACACGGTAAAATTGTCGACTGGATCAAGCCCTACACCAAGGTTAAAAACACGTCATTTGACACGGGACATGTCGGTATCCAGTGGTTTGAAGACGGCACGTTAAATGTGTCAGCAAACTGTCTTGATCGTCATCTGAAAGAACATGGCGATGAGATCGCATTAATCTGGGAAGGCGATGATCCACGTGATGACAAAAGCCTCACCTACACCCAGCTGTATATCGCCGTTTGTCGATTTTCCAATGCCTTAAAAGAACTTGGTGTCAGAAAAGGCGATGTCGTCTGCTTATACATGCCGATGGTGCCGGAAGCTGCCGTTGCCATGCTGGCCTGCACCCGTATTGGTGCGATTCATACCGTTGTCTTTGGCGGATTTTCCCCGGAAGCACTAGCAGGAAGAATCATTGATTCAAACGCCAGAATTGTCATTACCGCAGATGAAGGCGTCCGGGGCGGACGACCCGTTCCGCTGAAAAAGAATGTTGATGAAGCTCTCACCAATCCGGAAGTCAAAACCATAGAGAAAGTCATCGTTTATCAGCGCACGAATGGCCCCGTTGACTGGCATCCACATCGCGATGTCTGGTGGCATGAAGCCACCGCTATGGTGTCTGATCACTGCCCGCCGGAAGAGATGAATGCAGAAGACCCACTCTTTATTCTTTATACCTCCGGTTCCACCGGCAAACCAAAAGGCGTGCTGCATACCACCGGCGGATATCTGGTCTATGCGACCATGACCTTCAAATATATTTTCGACTATCACCCCGGTGAAGTCTTCTGGTGTACGGCAGATGTCGGATGGATTACCGGTCATACCTACCTGATTTACGGACCGCTTTCTAACCGGGCAAAAACGATTCTTTTTGAAGGCGTTCCTAACTATCCGTCAACCAGCCGGATGGCTGAAGTCATCGATAAACATCAGGTCAATATTCTTTATACTGCACCAACAGCTATCCGGGCACTGATGGCTAAAGGTGATGAAGCAGTAGCCGGTACAAGCCGAAGCAGCCTGAGAATCATGGGCTCCGTTGGTGAACCCATTAACCCTGAAGCATGGGAATGGTACTACCGGACTATCGGCAATGAACAAGCCCCCGTCGTTGATACCTGGTGGCAGACTGAAACCGGCGGTATTTTAATCACCCCTCTGCCGGGTGCGACCGGGCTGAAACCAGGCTCGGCGACCCGGCCTTTCTTTGGCGTGCAACCTGCACTGGTAGATAATACCGGCCAGATTCTGGAAGGTGCAACTGAAGGTAACCTTGTCATTCTGGATTCATGGCCAGGCCAGATGCGCACTGTCTACGGCGATCATGAACGATTCGAGCAAACCTATTTCTCCACCTTCAAAGGCATGTATTTCACCGGCGATGGCGCCCGGCGGGATGAAGACAATTATTACTGGATTACCGGAAGGGTTGATGATGTGCTGAATGTCTCCGGTCACCGGATGGGCACCGCAGAAATTGAATCGGCACTGGTTGCCTTCGATAAAATCGCTGAAGCTGCCGTGGTCGGTATCCCGCATGATATCAAGGGTCAGGCGATTTATGCCTATATCACACTCAACGATGGTATTTACCCTGACGCTGAATTACATAAAGCGGTTAAAGAGTGGGTCCGCAAGGAAATTGGCCCCATCGCTACACCGGATATCCTGCACTGGACGGATGCATTACCCAAAACCCGCTCCGGTAAAATCATGCGACGTATTCTGAGAAAAATT carries:
- the acs gene encoding acetate--CoA ligase; this encodes MSDVHIYPVKKHIKEHAHVDEDTYVTMYQQSVNDPETFWNEHGKIVDWIKPYTKVKNTSFDTGHVGIQWFEDGTLNVSANCLDRHLKEHGDEIALIWEGDDPRDDKSLTYTQLYIAVCRFSNALKELGVRKGDVVCLYMPMVPEAAVAMLACTRIGAIHTVVFGGFSPEALAGRIIDSNARIVITADEGVRGGRPVPLKKNVDEALTNPEVKTIEKVIVYQRTNGPVDWHPHRDVWWHEATAMVSDHCPPEEMNAEDPLFILYTSGSTGKPKGVLHTTGGYLVYATMTFKYIFDYHPGEVFWCTADVGWITGHTYLIYGPLSNRAKTILFEGVPNYPSTSRMAEVIDKHQVNILYTAPTAIRALMAKGDEAVAGTSRSSLRIMGSVGEPINPEAWEWYYRTIGNEQAPVVDTWWQTETGGILITPLPGATGLKPGSATRPFFGVQPALVDNTGQILEGATEGNLVILDSWPGQMRTVYGDHERFEQTYFSTFKGMYFTGDGARRDEDNYYWITGRVDDVLNVSGHRMGTAEIESALVAFDKIAEAAVVGIPHDIKGQAIYAYITLNDGIYPDAELHKAVKEWVRKEIGPIATPDILHWTDALPKTRSGKIMRRILRKIATGDFNNLGDTSTLADPNVVDRLIQENATTGAVHSG